The Acidobacteriota bacterium DNA segment GCGGGGATGCCTTTGCCTGACACGTCTCCAATGGCCAGCAAGAGTTTCCCGTCCTCGATCTCCAACACGTCGTAGTAGTCGCCTCCCACCGTATTGGCTGGGATGGATGCGCCGTAAACGTCGACCACGCCTTCTCTGCGGTATTTCTCGGGAGGCAGCAGCGTGAACTGGATGCGGCGGGCGATCATCAGGTCGCTCTTGAGCATGAGCTTGTCGGCCAGCTCCAGACCCAACAGCAGGTTGAAGAGCAGGAAGGACGCCAGCAGGTAAAATCCCGGCGAGCCCGTGTCCCTCACGAGCAGGACCATGCCCAGGACGAAGAACAAGGCGGCAACGGTGTAAATCACCCGCCGGACGGGCGAAAGCTTGAGGATGAAGCCCACGAAGAGCGCTTTTGTGCCCCGCCACAGGCGCTCGTCCCACGACTTATCCTTGAGGTCTTCCCGCTCCTTTTCGCTGGTAAAAAAGCGCCAGGCATCGCGCGTCTCGTGACGGAACAGCCGCTCGACTTCTTCACTGCTCAGGCCTTCGGTGTAGGCGCTATAGATCTTGGCCCACTTCTCCCTGCCCCAGGTGCCGTCACTCCGTCCTTGGCCGCCGCTGCCCATGGCCCCACATTATCCAAGCCGCCCACGCAGCGCAATTCCACGGGCGGGCGCTGGTATACTCTCTATCGAGATGAAATCGAAGTTCGTGGGATTAACCCTGGCCGTACTGTTCGTCGCCTACCTGCTCTGGTCCTCTCTGGGCTTAGACCGGGTGACGGTAGAGATTTGCCTCGACTACAACGGCAACAGCGCCTGCCGGACGGCTTCGGGCGCCAACCAGGAAGAGGCGGTAAGAACTGCGGTCGACGTAGCCTGCGCCGTCCTGGCCGCAGGCCGCGATGACAGCATCGCCTGCAACGACACCAAGCCCACCAGCGTCCGTCTCGTCGACTAGGAGTAGCGAGCAGCCTGAAACCGCCGAGAGCAATTGGGCTTTCACCGCGGTCACTGATGGTTGCCAGTGTGTGAACTTGTTGGAACGCTAGAGGCCTTAAGGAGAGGTTTGAACCCCGAGAAGCTTGAAGAAAACAAGCAGCCCGAACGCCACGGACCGCTGATGGCAGCCTTCGCCTCCTACCGCTGGCCCGTGACTCTAGTGGTGTTGGGATTGCTCGGCCTTGCGGCTTACGTCCTGACTCTTCAAACCGTCCGTCAGGGAGGGCAGGACGCCATCGACGCCGCCACGGAGATCGCCGCCCGCTTCCGCAGCGGAACCATCACCGAGACCTTCCGATCCGAGGCCCCCAAGGTCAGGTCCACTCCGGGGGGGAA contains these protein-coding regions:
- a CDS encoding PP2C family protein-serine/threonine phosphatase; translated protein: MGSGGQGRSDGTWGREKWAKIYSAYTEGLSSEEVERLFRHETRDAWRFFTSEKEREDLKDKSWDERLWRGTKALFVGFILKLSPVRRVIYTVAALFFVLGMVLLVRDTGSPGFYLLASFLLFNLLLGLELADKLMLKSDLMIARRIQFTLLPPEKYRREGVVDVYGASIPANTVGGDYYDVLEIEDGKLLLAIGDVSGKGIPAALLMAYLQASLRALIADGRTDLVELMSTLNRHIFLNTPSNKLITFFLAKLDFEQGRLWYCNAGHNRPLLLKRDGQLEELSEGGLPLGIREEQPYQQGELGVKPGDLLYGYTDGVTEAERESGEQFEEERLRQALRRYAGQDPEAICRMILKEVRDFVKGNRFRDDLTMLIARLENKADASQAGPPPPPPDPPS